The proteins below come from a single Argentina anserina chromosome 1, drPotAnse1.1, whole genome shotgun sequence genomic window:
- the LOC126789417 gene encoding systemin receptor SR160: MKPHMPISHFFFLLLLLFLLSVTTPSSSSSSSTAYKDSQQLLSFKYSLPKPTLLSSWLPDQNPCLFSGVSCKQTRVSSIDLSFLPLSTNLTTVSTFLMTIDSLQSLSLKSASLSGPVSFSPKSKCSPLLSALDLSHNTLSGPLTDVALLGSCSALKSLNLSSNLLDFNAKDPAPRFGLSLRVLDLSFNKISGPALPWILSNGCGELVKLVLKGNKITGDVSVSACQKLELLDLSSNNFTAEIPSFGECLALERLDISGNKFSGDVARALSSCSHLTFLNLSSNHFSGLIPAIPAEKLEFLSLAGNDFQGTIPASLLRSCESILELDLSMNNLSGTVPDALSSCSSLETLDISDNFFSGELPVGTLLKLTNLKRLSLSLNDFVGTLPRSLSQLSYLESLDLSSNNFTGSIPAWLCEDARNNWKELYLQNNKFGGTIPASLSNCSQLVALDLSFNYLTGTIPWSLGSLSQLRDLIIWLNQLSGEIPQELRNLGALENLILDFNELTGTIPVGLSNCTNLSWISLANNKLSGEIPAWIGKLPKLAILKLSNNSFHGSIPPELGDCRSLIWLDLNTNLLNGPIPPGLFKQSGNIAVNFVASKTYVYIKNDGSKECHGAGNLLEFAGIRQERLNRLSTRNPCNFTRVYRGILQPTFDHNGTMIFLDISHNRLSGGIPKEIGTMYYLYILNLGHNNISGAIPEELGKLKDLNILDLSSNSLDGSIPQSLVGLSMLMEIDLSNNRLSGMIPDSGQFETFPAYRFVNNSNLCGYPLTPCGAAATGLNGNGHHKSHKKASLAGSVAMGLLFTLFCIFGLLIVAIETRKRRRKKDSGLDVYVDSRSHSGTAWKLTGAREALSINLSTFEKPLQKLTFADLLEATNGFHDESLIGSGGFGDVYKAQLKDGSIVAIKKLKHISGQGDREFTAEMETIGKIKHRNLVPLLGYCKVGEERLLVYEYMKYGSLDDVFHDQKKGIKLSWSARRKIAIGSARGLAFLHHNCIPHIIHRDMKSSNVLLDENLEARVSDFGMARLMSAMDTHLSVSTLAGTPGYVPPEYYQSFRCSTKGDVYSYGVVLLELLTGRRPTDSADFGDNNLVGWVKQHAKLKISDVFDPELMKEDPTLEIELLHHLKVACACLDDRPWRRPTMIQVMAMFKEIQAGSGMDSQSTIATEDGGFGAVEMVEMSIKEDPEPGKQ, from the coding sequence ATGAAACCCCACATGCCCATTTCccacttcttcttcctcctcctcctccttttcTTGCTTTCTGTTACTactccctcttcttcttcttcttcttctacagcCTACAAAGACTCCCAACAGCTCCTCAGCTTCAAATACTCCCTCCCCAAACCCACCCTCCTGTCCAGTTGGCTCCCTGACCAAAACCCATGTCTCTTTTCCGGCGTCTCCTGTAAACAAACCCGCGTCTCCTCCATCGACCTCAGCTTCCTCCCCCTCTCCACAAACCTCACCACTGTCTCCACTTTCTTAATGACCATTGATTCCCTCCAATCCCTCTCCTTGAaatccgcctccctctccggCCCGGTTTCTTTCTCTCCGAAATCCAAGTGCAGCCCTCTCCTCTCCGCCCTAGATCTGTCCCACAACACCCTCTCCGGCCCATTAACTGATGTCGCTTTGTTAGGCTCATGCTCCGCCCTCAAGTCTCTCAACCTCTCCTCGAACCTTCTAGACTTCAATGCTAAAGACCCGGCCCCTCGCTTCGGGCTCTCCCTCCGGGTCCTCGACCTCTCCTTCAACAAGATTTCCGGCCCCGCCCTGCCGTGGATCTTATCCAACGGCTGCGGTGAGCTCGTGAAGCTTGTCCTCAAAGGGAACAAGATCACCGGCGACGTCAGCGTCTCCGCCTGCCAGAAGCTCGAGCTTCTCGACTTGTCCTCCAACAACTTCACGGCTGAGATTCCGTCTTTCGGGGAGTGTTTAGCTCTCGAGCGCCTCGACATCTCCGGCAACAAGTTTTCCGGTGACGTCGCGCGCGCTCTTTCTTCCTGCTCTCACCTCACTTTCCTCAACCTCTCCAGCAACCATTTCTCCGGCCTCATCCCGGCCATTCCCGCCGAGAAGCTCGAGTTCCTCTCCCTCGCCGGAAATGACTTCCAGGGCACAATCCCGGCCAGCTTGCTCCGGTCGTGTGAGTCTATACTGGAGCTAGATCTTTCCATGAACAATCTCTCCGGTACAGTCCCCGACGCATTGAGCTCATGTTCTTCCCTCGAGACTCTGGACATTTCCGACAACTTCTTCTCCGGCGAGCTCCCCGTCGGGACTCTCCTCAAGCTCACCAACCTGAAGAGGCTGTCTCTCTCACTCAACGACTTTGTAGGCACTCTGCCTCGGTCTCTCTCGCAGCTTTCGTACTTGGAGAGCTTGGATCTGAGCTCCAACAATTTCACCGGGTCTATTCCGGCCTGGCTGTGCGAGGATGCAAGGAACAACTGGAAGGAGCTTTATCTTCAGAACAACAAGTTCGGCGGCACGATTCCGGCTTCTCTCAGCAACTGTAGTCAGCTGGTAGCGCTCGATTTGAGCTTCAATTACCTCACGGGGACCATCCCTTGGAGCTTGGGGTCTCTGTCGCAGCTGAGGGACCTGATCATTTGGTTGAATCAGCTCAGCGGCGAGATTCCGCAGGAGCTGAGGAATCTCGGCGCGCTGGAGAATCTCATTCTGGACTTCAATGAGCTGACGGGGACGATTCCGGTTGGGCTGAGCAACTGCACCAACTTGAGCTGGATTTCGCTGGCGAATAACAAGCTGAGTGGCGAGATTCCGGCGTGGATTGGGAAGCTGCCGAAGCTGGCGATACTGAAGCTGAGTAACAACTCGTTCCATGGGAGCATTCCGCCGGAGCTGGGGGACTGTAGGAGCTTGATCTGGCTGGATCTCAATACGAACTTGTTGAATGGTCCGATCCCTCCGGGGCTTTTCAAGCAGAGTGGCAACATTGCGGTGAATTTTGTTGCTTCGAAGACGTACGTGTATATCAAGAATGATGGGAGCAAGGAGTGCCACGGAGCAGGGAATTTGCTCGAGTTTGCTGGGATAAGGCAGGAGCGATTGAACAGGCTTTCGACCAGAAACCCCTGCAACTTCACTAGAGTGTATAGAGGTATTCTCCAACCAACATTTGATCACAATGGGACCATGATTTTTCTTGACATTTCGCATAATAGGTTGTCGGGTGGCATTCCGAAAGAGATTGGGACTATGTATTATCTCTACATTCTAAATTTGGGCCATAACAATATTTCTGGAGCAATCCCAGAAGAGTTGGGGAAATTGAAGGACCTTAACATTCTTGATTTATCTAGCAACAGCCTTGATGGAAGCATCCCTCAGTCTTTGGTTGGCCTTTCCATGCTGATGGAGATTGATTTGTCAAACAACCGTCTGTCGGGTATGATTCCCGATTCAGGCCAGTTCGAGACATTTCCTGCTTACAGATTCGTGAACAATTCAAACCTTTGTGGCTACCCCTTGACTCCCTGTGGAGCTGCTGCTACTGGGCTAAATGGAAATGGGCACCACAAGTCTCATAAAAAAGCGTCCCTGGCAGGAAGTGTGGCAATGGGACTGCTCTTCACCCTCTTCTGCATCTTTGGTTTGCTTATTGTTGCAATCGAGACCAGGAAAAGGCGAAGAAAGAAGGATTCAGGTCTTGATGTTTATGTGGACAGTCGTTCCCATTCGGGTACTGCCTGGAAGCTTACAGGTGCCCGAGAGGCATTAAGCATTAACCTTTCCACGTTTGAGAAGCCACTTCAAAAGCTCACTTTCGCAGATCTTCTTGAGGCTACCAATGGCTTCCACGATGAGAGTCTTATAGGTTCTGGTGGTTTTGGGGATGTATACAAGGCCCAATTGAAGGATGGCAGCATTGTTGCCATCAAGAAATTGAAACACATCAGTGGACAAGGTGATCGTGAATTCACTGCTGAAATGGAAACTATTGGGAAGATCAAGCACCGAAACCTTGTTCCCCTCCTTGGATACTGCAAAGTTGGAGAAGAACGGCTGTTAGTCTACGAGTACATGAAGTACGGAAGCTtagatgatgtttttcatgaCCAGAAGAAAGGTATCAAGCTGAGTTGGTCTGCACGGAGGAAGATTGCCATTGGGTCTGCAAGAGGACTGGCCTTTCTTCACCACAATTGCATTCCTCACATCATTCATAGGGACATGAAATCGAGCAATGTCCTTCTCGATGAGAACTTAGAAGCCAGAGTCTCCGATTTTGGAATGGCTAGGCTTATGAGTGCAATGGACACTCATTTGAGTGTGAGCACTTTGGCAGGCACACCCGGTTATGTTCCTCCAGAATACTACCAGAGTTTCAGATGTTCTACCAAAGGGGATGTTTATAGTTATGGTGTAGTATTGCTCGAGCTTCTAACAGGAAGACGTCCTACGGATTCAGCAGATTTTGGTGACAATAATCTTGTTGGTTGGGTGAAACAACAtgctaaattaaaaataagtgATGTTTTTGATCCAGAGCTCATGAAAGAGGATCCGACCCTTGAGATTGAGCTGTTACACCACTTAAAGGTAGCTTGCGCATGTTTGGATGATAGGCCATGGCGCCGCCCTACGATGATTCAAGTCATGGCAATGTTCAAGGAAATCCAAGCAGGATCCGGGATGGACTCCCAATCAACCATAGCCACCGAAGATGGAGGTTTCGGTGCAGTTGAAATGGTTGAGATGAGCATAAAAGAAGACCCTGAACCTGGCAAGCAATAG